The Spirosoma foliorum genome has a window encoding:
- a CDS encoding IS110 family transposase: protein MNQPAIYYGVDVSKETLHISYQIGIDANGQPQWAYQTLPNQADSIEQWAAELPANSHLIFEHTGTYSARLAWVLALQNRPFSLLTPNQSKGFAATLKSISKTDRSDAALLARYGQVFQPQPSQLADESLHQLRQQHKHLNDLRISQQAVANQLHALSFDPRASQKVKASLLVLQQSYLTQIALFEEELDQLSQQELQAISERMQRVKGIGPASSQALCTATNGLAGFESAKAVAKFVGIAPSQTQSGSSVRRRGRMARTGLGYVRGLLYMAARSARKYNLGCKALYDRLRAKGKCHKVAMVAVMNKLLHQVFVVVKKNIEFVNGFSLSKQNLA from the coding sequence ATGAACCAACCAGCTATCTATTACGGGGTTGATGTCAGTAAAGAGACCTTACACATCAGCTACCAAATCGGAATCGATGCCAATGGGCAACCCCAATGGGCCTATCAAACCCTGCCCAACCAAGCGGACTCCATTGAGCAATGGGCTGCTGAACTGCCCGCCAATAGCCACCTCATTTTCGAGCATACAGGTACCTATTCGGCTCGATTAGCTTGGGTATTAGCCCTGCAAAATCGCCCCTTTAGCCTCCTTACGCCCAACCAAAGCAAAGGCTTTGCCGCCACTCTGAAGTCTATCAGCAAGACCGACCGGAGCGATGCGGCACTATTGGCGCGCTACGGACAAGTCTTTCAGCCCCAGCCTTCGCAACTGGCCGATGAGTCTCTACATCAGCTTCGCCAACAGCACAAACACCTCAACGACCTGCGAATCAGTCAGCAAGCGGTGGCTAATCAGCTTCATGCGCTGTCGTTCGACCCCCGGGCCAGTCAGAAAGTCAAGGCTAGCCTGCTGGTTCTCCAACAGAGCTACCTGACTCAGATTGCGCTCTTTGAAGAGGAACTGGATCAGCTGAGTCAACAGGAGTTGCAGGCCATTTCGGAGCGGATGCAGCGGGTCAAGGGGATTGGGCCGGCTTCCTCTCAAGCCTTGTGCACGGCCACCAATGGGCTGGCTGGATTCGAGTCAGCCAAAGCGGTAGCTAAGTTCGTGGGCATTGCCCCCAGTCAAACTCAATCGGGCAGTTCGGTTCGTCGGCGTGGTCGGATGGCCCGCACGGGTTTAGGGTATGTACGGGGCCTTTTATACATGGCAGCTCGTTCGGCCCGTAAATACAATTTGGGCTGTAAAGCGCTTTATGATCGGCTACGGGCCAAGGGTAAATGCCACAAAGTGGCGATGGTGGCGGTGATGAATAAGTTGTTGCATCAGGTGTTTGTGGTGGTGAAGAAGAATATTGAATTCGTCAATGGGTTCAGCCTATCCAAACAAAATTTGGCTTAA
- the metF gene encoding methylenetetrahydrofolate reductase [NAD(P)H]: MTKITDHIKAANGKPIFSIEVIPPIKGDNLKNLLDNIEPLMEFKPPFIDVTYHREEYIERPLPDGTIQKIVTRKRPGTVGICSAIMHRFGVDPVPHVLCGGFTREETEDFLIDLHYLGIDNALVLRGDPAKPFSTFKAKENGYSYASELVEQVANMNRGIYLHEEDTPLAPSNFCIGVAAYPEKHFEAIDHDIDFHYLRQKVEKGADYIVTQMFFDNQKYLAFVNRCRQEGITVPIIPGLKPLSTRKQLQILPKLFHLELPEDLVKAVEACENDQQARQVGVEWCIQQCRELTAAGAPVLHFYTMGKADNVMKIAREVF; this comes from the coding sequence ATGACTAAAATTACCGATCACATTAAGGCCGCGAACGGCAAACCCATTTTTTCGATTGAAGTAATTCCGCCTATCAAAGGAGATAACCTGAAAAATCTGCTCGACAACATTGAGCCATTGATGGAGTTCAAGCCGCCGTTTATCGACGTCACTTACCATCGCGAAGAATACATTGAGCGCCCGTTACCTGATGGGACTATTCAGAAAATTGTGACCCGGAAACGGCCCGGAACAGTAGGGATTTGTTCCGCCATTATGCATCGGTTTGGAGTCGATCCGGTTCCTCACGTGCTCTGTGGGGGATTCACACGGGAAGAAACAGAAGATTTCCTGATCGATCTACATTATCTGGGCATTGATAACGCGTTAGTTCTTCGGGGCGATCCTGCCAAGCCGTTCAGCACCTTCAAGGCGAAAGAGAACGGTTATTCCTATGCGAGTGAATTAGTGGAGCAGGTTGCCAATATGAATCGGGGAATTTATCTGCACGAAGAAGATACACCGCTGGCTCCCAGTAACTTCTGTATTGGCGTGGCGGCCTATCCCGAAAAACATTTTGAAGCCATCGATCACGACATTGATTTTCATTACCTCAGACAGAAAGTCGAGAAGGGAGCCGATTACATTGTAACTCAAATGTTTTTCGATAATCAAAAATACCTGGCCTTTGTAAATCGCTGTCGGCAGGAAGGTATTACAGTGCCCATTATTCCGGGGCTGAAACCGCTCAGTACGCGTAAGCAACTTCAGATATTACCAAAGCTCTTTCATCTAGAACTACCCGAAGATTTGGTTAAGGCAGTTGAAGCCTGTGAAAACGACCAGCAGGCCCGGCAGGTAGGGGTGGAGTGGTGTATTCAACAATGCCGTGAACTGACAGCCGCTGGGGCACCTGTCTTGCACTTTTACACGATGGGTAAGGCGGATAACGTAATGAAAATTGCCCGAGAGGTATTCTAA
- a CDS encoding phosphatase PAP2 family protein, with protein MRLIALLIIHCSLVINYSFAQSPYALKTGREVTLLGAGAVALGASVALSHTIDPLTQTEINALNPNDINAFDRKAVYRWSTTADRLSDVTLVGNVALAGLLTVGTKPMRQDIKTVAVMYLETILLASGIERTIKGVTQRTRPYVYNPAAPLDEKLTRDARESFFSGHATNAFATAVFTSEVFRHYFPHSKLKPVVWIGSLGLASATAVLRYEGGLHYPTDLLAGAAFGSLVGWGIPKLHEVKDKTKLGRRLDIQPWSNGPANGIYMRLAMFSR; from the coding sequence TTGAGACTCATCGCATTACTCATCATCCATTGTTCATTAGTCATTAATTACTCCTTTGCGCAGTCGCCGTATGCATTAAAGACTGGCCGGGAAGTTACGTTATTGGGGGCCGGTGCAGTGGCTCTGGGGGCATCAGTCGCGCTCAGTCATACGATTGATCCGCTCACCCAGACTGAAATTAATGCCCTCAATCCCAACGATATTAATGCCTTTGATCGGAAGGCGGTTTATCGCTGGTCTACAACTGCCGACCGTTTGAGCGATGTTACGTTGGTAGGCAATGTGGCATTGGCAGGATTACTAACGGTTGGCACAAAGCCCATGCGGCAGGATATCAAAACAGTGGCTGTCATGTATCTGGAGACAATATTGCTGGCGAGTGGAATTGAACGGACGATAAAAGGCGTTACGCAGCGAACCCGGCCCTATGTCTATAATCCCGCAGCTCCTTTGGATGAAAAGCTGACGCGCGATGCTCGCGAGTCGTTTTTTTCGGGTCATGCAACCAATGCTTTTGCTACTGCCGTGTTTACCAGTGAGGTATTTCGCCATTATTTCCCGCATTCGAAGCTGAAGCCTGTTGTCTGGATTGGTTCACTCGGCTTGGCTTCTGCTACAGCGGTGTTACGATACGAGGGCGGCTTACATTATCCGACTGATCTACTGGCTGGCGCTGCGTTCGGATCGCTGGTAGGGTGGGGTATCCCAAAGCTCCACGAAGTAAAGGATAAAACAAAGCTTGGACGTCGGCTAGATATACAGCCCTGGAGCAATGGCCCTGCGAATGGAATTTACATGCGGCTTGCGATGTTTTCGCGGTAA
- a CDS encoding UvrD-helicase domain-containing protein, producing the protein MFKIYSSSAGSGKTYTLTKEYLKLALRPAAKDDYFRHILAVTFTNAAANEMKNRILERLSDIAGTKELPLLDELVVELYGTPLNTDSFAIAKTELRKKASSVFRTILHRYADFSVTTIDSFTQRVVMAFTDELGLPYSFEVEMETDEVLELAIDNLIEKAGTEEMEEITAILSEYYTNTAAEGKSWNQLPELLKEFGRNLTSDQFYDAVNAAQELSPGALRTIRLQLMEHNRQVETSIVDQGQRAWSLITSKGLSEEDFKGKKNSVAAYFKTIAFSNFEKEPTATHRKQIEGDWYVPKSPLTITGPIDSIKEELCNCFDQIEVIRSESSREVTLFDCLLPHLQKLALLKQMRVEFDDLLQKDGRVHISEFNKKILSIVATEPVPFLYERLGTKYNHILIDEFQDTSRLQFANLLPLIENSLGAAHFNLAVGDGKQAIYRFRGGDMDQIVALHRQDLESLKVAHNPASWTADRIGMLDGQLEPEILDTNWRSAEPIVRFNNDFFEFVARQFEYQHPKLTDVFDAERQFHQKAQPKANKAGHVQIDFVDKDDELGKDLTTQMLETTIAHLEKSLLEGYQYGDIAILCRKKSHARILANELNIRQIPLVSADSLSLEFSDPVKWLITVMQVLQRPDLRMLRYELLYLFHRVVQGIFPDDALTEKLRNVAEDDISAVYDYLAVEGYPLDPYVLGQLNPYELAERLIAQFDLFNQAEHNPFLFRFLDEVLTFNQKRSGHLSDFLVYWESVRQKISVEGNARNAVSIQTIHKSKGLEFPVVIIPFANWRVEPINDSTIWLDLAEIRTDALSHATELGKFARLTSAPSNTTSKLRSAPASIAAQYEEELTRTFIENMNLLYVAFTRPTDRLYIITKGGDFEKVGNQKDVSYWLHAFLRDSEVARNCGCAWEKGRSSYEISLCSDAVPHYRPEEEIDEIYLDTIVSGNRGQDMQLRRLADRMFDVATFERTRERDRKLCAALSLIKGPEVIDTVLRQLVSEGLIRKIECEVLKLSLLAIVSHPDLAALFDSSLRVDTDRTILSSKRMHGAPHRVVHYPNGQVVLVQYESRPVEKEDQNDKPVTTLRYFANLYREMGYPEVEARLVYLSDEPEVVRVV; encoded by the coding sequence ATGTTCAAAATCTACAGTTCTTCGGCGGGGTCGGGTAAGACGTATACGCTTACCAAAGAGTACCTGAAACTGGCACTTCGGCCAGCTGCGAAGGACGATTATTTCCGGCATATTCTGGCCGTAACGTTTACAAACGCTGCCGCTAACGAGATGAAGAACCGGATTCTCGAACGGCTCTCTGATATTGCCGGTACAAAAGAACTTCCCTTGCTGGATGAATTGGTCGTCGAACTCTACGGCACACCGCTAAACACCGATTCATTCGCCATTGCCAAGACTGAATTACGCAAAAAAGCCTCATCAGTTTTTAGAACAATTCTCCATCGCTACGCCGATTTCAGTGTCACAACGATTGACTCGTTTACGCAGCGTGTCGTGATGGCTTTTACCGATGAACTTGGGTTGCCCTATTCGTTTGAGGTAGAAATGGAAACCGACGAAGTCCTCGAGCTGGCCATAGATAACCTGATTGAAAAGGCGGGCACAGAGGAGATGGAGGAGATTACGGCAATTCTGAGCGAGTATTATACGAATACTGCTGCGGAAGGAAAAAGCTGGAACCAACTACCCGAACTGCTTAAGGAGTTTGGCCGAAATCTTACCTCCGATCAGTTCTACGATGCTGTAAATGCGGCTCAGGAGCTATCGCCAGGGGCACTGCGAACTATCCGGCTTCAATTGATGGAGCATAATCGGCAGGTTGAAACCTCAATTGTTGATCAGGGCCAACGAGCCTGGTCGTTGATCACCAGCAAAGGACTTAGTGAAGAGGATTTTAAAGGCAAGAAGAACAGCGTAGCCGCTTATTTTAAGACGATTGCCTTTTCTAATTTCGAGAAAGAACCAACTGCTACACACCGGAAGCAGATTGAAGGTGACTGGTATGTTCCCAAGTCTCCGCTTACCATAACAGGTCCTATAGACAGTATTAAAGAAGAACTGTGCAACTGTTTTGACCAGATTGAGGTCATCCGAAGCGAAAGTAGTCGGGAAGTAACGTTGTTCGATTGTTTGTTGCCGCATTTGCAGAAACTGGCGCTATTGAAGCAAATGCGCGTAGAATTCGATGATTTGCTTCAGAAAGATGGTCGGGTGCATATTTCAGAATTCAACAAGAAAATTCTGAGTATTGTAGCAACGGAGCCTGTGCCGTTTTTGTATGAACGACTGGGTACGAAGTACAACCACATCCTGATCGATGAATTTCAGGATACCTCGCGACTCCAGTTTGCCAACCTACTGCCACTCATTGAAAACTCCCTTGGGGCCGCTCATTTCAACCTGGCTGTAGGCGACGGCAAACAGGCAATTTACCGCTTCCGGGGGGGCGATATGGATCAGATTGTTGCCTTGCATCGGCAGGATCTGGAAAGTCTGAAAGTGGCGCACAATCCGGCGTCCTGGACCGCCGACCGCATCGGTATGCTCGACGGGCAGCTGGAACCCGAAATACTGGATACCAATTGGCGGAGCGCGGAGCCAATTGTCCGATTCAATAATGATTTTTTTGAGTTCGTGGCCCGTCAATTCGAGTATCAGCATCCGAAACTGACGGATGTGTTTGATGCCGAACGGCAGTTTCATCAGAAAGCGCAACCCAAAGCCAACAAGGCAGGGCATGTTCAGATTGATTTCGTTGATAAAGATGACGAACTCGGTAAAGACCTCACGACACAAATGCTCGAAACGACCATTGCGCATCTGGAAAAATCGTTGCTAGAAGGGTATCAGTATGGCGATATAGCGATTCTGTGTCGGAAGAAATCGCACGCCAGAATCCTGGCCAATGAATTGAACATACGCCAGATTCCATTGGTCTCGGCCGATTCGTTATCGTTGGAATTTTCAGATCCGGTAAAATGGTTGATTACGGTCATGCAGGTGTTGCAGCGTCCCGATCTGCGGATGCTTCGCTATGAATTGCTCTATCTATTTCATCGGGTTGTACAGGGTATTTTTCCTGATGATGCGTTGACCGAGAAACTTCGTAACGTGGCCGAAGACGACATTTCGGCAGTCTATGATTACCTGGCCGTAGAAGGCTATCCACTCGATCCGTATGTATTAGGACAACTAAATCCATACGAGTTAGCTGAGCGCCTGATCGCCCAGTTTGATCTATTCAATCAGGCGGAACACAATCCATTTTTGTTTCGATTCCTGGATGAAGTGCTGACGTTCAACCAGAAACGAAGCGGCCATCTGAGTGATTTTCTGGTGTATTGGGAAAGTGTTCGGCAGAAGATTTCGGTGGAGGGGAACGCCCGTAATGCGGTGAGTATTCAAACAATTCACAAGTCGAAGGGGCTGGAGTTTCCAGTGGTCATTATTCCGTTCGCCAACTGGCGGGTTGAGCCGATAAACGACAGTACGATCTGGCTCGATCTGGCCGAGATTCGTACCGATGCCCTGTCGCACGCAACCGAACTGGGGAAATTTGCCCGACTCACATCTGCTCCATCGAACACGACCAGCAAACTACGCAGTGCCCCTGCGTCGATAGCAGCTCAATATGAAGAGGAGTTGACGCGGACCTTTATCGAGAATATGAACCTGCTGTATGTCGCGTTTACCCGACCAACGGATCGGTTATATATCATTACCAAAGGAGGTGATTTTGAGAAGGTTGGCAATCAGAAAGACGTTAGCTATTGGCTGCATGCGTTCCTGCGCGATAGCGAAGTGGCCCGAAATTGCGGCTGTGCCTGGGAGAAAGGCCGATCGAGTTATGAAATAAGTCTGTGTTCGGATGCGGTACCGCATTATCGGCCAGAGGAAGAGATCGATGAGATTTATCTGGACACGATCGTCAGTGGCAATCGGGGGCAGGATATGCAACTTCGTCGGCTGGCCGATCGTATGTTTGACGTGGCCACCTTTGAGCGTACGCGCGAACGAGACCGTAAGTTGTGTGCAGCGTTGAGCCTGATAAAAGGCCCAGAGGTTATTGACACCGTCCTTCGTCAACTCGTTAGCGAAGGGCTTATCCGAAAAATCGAATGCGAAGTATTAAAATTAAGTTTGCTGGCGATTGTCTCTCACCCAGACCTGGCTGCCTTGTTCGATTCATCCCTTCGCGTTGATACCGATCGAACTATTCTGAGCAGCAAACGGATGCATGGTGCGCCCCATCGGGTGGTGCATTACCCGAATGGACAGGTCGTTTTAGTTCAATATGAATCAAGGCCAGTAGAAAAAGAAGATCAGAACGACAAACCAGTGACTACCTTACGCTATTTCGCAAATTTGTATCGGGAAATGGGGTATCCTGAAGTTGAGGCACGATTGGTGTACTTGTCTGATGAGCCAGAGGTGGTGCGGGTGGTTTGA
- the hisC gene encoding histidinol-phosphate transaminase gives MQPFNLNNLLRPHILSLTPYSSARDEYTGKVGVFLDANENPIGSTTDTGDYNRYPDPHQWAIKQKLAPIKGVRPEQIFLGNGSDEPIDLLVRATCVPGKDNLLIMPPTYGMYEVSAAVNDVELVKVPLTPDFQVDTEAVLAAITPNTKLIWLCSPNNPSGNLLQADAIRTILEAADHSLVIVDEAYIDFADTPSWTSELDKYPNLVVLQTFSKAWGLAALRLGMCFASEELIGILNKIKPPYNISAPTQVLALDALSHEDEKNDMVRQILTERQFLADNLRSLPSVQVIHPSDANFLLVQFADAKGMFEHLIDQQVIVRDRSKVKLCGGCLRISVGIRAENERLLAVMNTIENATESIDLPLGTGDDATKPEAVSNA, from the coding sequence ATGCAACCATTCAATCTCAATAATCTCCTTCGCCCCCACATTCTATCGTTGACACCCTATTCTTCGGCTCGTGACGAGTATACGGGTAAGGTGGGCGTGTTTCTGGATGCCAATGAAAATCCGATTGGGTCAACTACAGATACGGGCGATTACAACCGTTACCCTGACCCACACCAGTGGGCCATCAAGCAGAAACTGGCACCCATCAAAGGGGTTCGGCCTGAGCAGATTTTTCTGGGAAATGGTTCGGACGAACCCATTGACTTACTCGTTCGGGCTACCTGTGTGCCGGGCAAGGACAATTTGTTGATTATGCCGCCAACCTATGGCATGTATGAAGTGTCGGCGGCTGTGAATGATGTTGAGTTGGTCAAAGTGCCACTAACGCCCGATTTTCAGGTAGATACCGAGGCTGTGCTGGCTGCTATCACGCCCAACACAAAACTGATCTGGCTGTGCTCGCCCAATAATCCGTCGGGCAATCTGCTCCAGGCCGATGCCATTCGGACGATTCTCGAAGCTGCCGATCATTCGTTAGTGATTGTAGATGAAGCCTATATTGATTTTGCTGATACGCCTTCCTGGACGAGCGAGTTGGATAAGTACCCAAATCTGGTCGTATTACAAACCTTCTCGAAGGCGTGGGGATTGGCTGCGTTACGGTTAGGAATGTGTTTTGCGTCGGAAGAGCTTATTGGGATACTCAATAAAATCAAACCACCCTATAACATTTCGGCACCTACGCAGGTACTTGCTCTGGATGCGCTTTCGCACGAAGACGAGAAGAATGACATGGTTCGGCAAATTTTGACGGAACGGCAGTTTTTGGCCGATAATCTACGTTCTTTGCCATCTGTGCAGGTTATTCACCCCTCCGACGCTAATTTTTTACTCGTTCAATTTGCCGATGCCAAAGGGATGTTTGAGCACTTGATTGACCAGCAAGTGATTGTTCGGGACCGATCAAAAGTGAAACTATGTGGTGGTTGTTTACGTATTTCGGTGGGAATACGCGCTGAAAATGAACGACTGTTGGCCGTGATGAATACAATAGAAAACGCAACGGAAAGTATAGATTTACCCCTCGGAACGGGCGACGATGCCACAAAACCAGAGGCTGTTTCAAATGCCTGA
- a CDS encoding RES family NAD+ phosphorylase, with protein sequence MELFRVTRQIYANDLSGNGAAVYGGRWNEVGKPALYTTSSRSLAILETLVHLRQSQPPTDYRVLVLYVPDHIPAVNSGQLLENWQIDEAYTQQVGSKWLASNDSLLLRVPSVIVRSEYNYLLNPAHVFFADVKLIAVESIEFDPRFFQKLS encoded by the coding sequence ATGGAGTTATTTCGGGTTACTCGCCAGATATACGCCAATGACCTGTCGGGTAATGGGGCCGCTGTATACGGAGGTCGATGGAACGAAGTTGGTAAACCCGCTCTTTATACGACTAGCAGTCGATCGCTGGCAATTTTAGAGACATTGGTTCATTTACGCCAATCGCAGCCTCCAACCGATTACCGGGTTTTGGTTTTGTACGTACCAGATCATATTCCCGCTGTAAACAGTGGGCAGTTGCTTGAAAACTGGCAAATCGACGAAGCCTATACACAACAAGTTGGAAGTAAATGGCTGGCTTCCAATGACTCACTTCTGTTACGAGTACCTTCCGTAATCGTTCGGTCAGAGTATAATTATCTGCTCAATCCAGCACATGTTTTTTTTGCTGACGTAAAACTAATTGCCGTGGAGTCCATTGAATTTGACCCACGATTTTTTCAGAAATTAAGCTAA
- a CDS encoding antitoxin Xre/MbcA/ParS toxin-binding domain-containing protein, whose product MTIIAIANRLGGNEILGRVIRSEADLMQLIEQGVPKATIRYLADSLGIEPKELVEYLPVTPRNLQRYQDSDRLSDIVSDHIVALAELFEHGEDALGKAYFRDWLHGSILSLGNRRPVEFLKTHKGIGIVDRELGRIEHGIFA is encoded by the coding sequence ATGACAATCATAGCCATCGCCAATCGCCTGGGCGGCAATGAAATACTCGGACGAGTTATTCGTAGTGAAGCCGACTTGATGCAGCTTATTGAGCAGGGGGTGCCTAAAGCAACGATTCGATATCTGGCTGATTCATTGGGTATTGAACCAAAAGAATTAGTGGAGTATTTGCCCGTTACACCCCGTAATCTACAACGTTACCAGGACAGTGACCGCTTGAGCGACATTGTTTCGGATCATATTGTTGCGTTAGCCGAACTGTTCGAACACGGCGAAGATGCCTTGGGTAAAGCGTATTTTCGGGATTGGCTTCATGGTTCAATTTTATCGTTAGGGAATCGACGTCCGGTTGAATTTCTCAAAACGCACAAAGGAATTGGTATCGTTGACCGCGAGTTGGGTCGGATTGAACACGGAATTTTTGCCTGA
- a CDS encoding peptide deformylase: MKHLADLLLLGDPRLYETCEPVLESELPLVIGWAADLHNVMEEIRAKYQFGRGIAAPQLGIMKRLIYLNVDRPQIIINPELVTVSDETDELWDDCMSFPNLLVRVRRHCRLTLAYRDEHWQPHTWAITDWKLAELIQHEYDHLNGILCTMRAIDERSFQWRPTPTSS, from the coding sequence ATGAAACACCTCGCTGACCTCCTGCTTTTGGGTGATCCACGTCTGTACGAAACCTGCGAGCCAGTTTTGGAATCAGAGCTTCCGTTGGTGATAGGCTGGGCGGCCGATTTGCACAACGTGATGGAAGAAATCAGAGCGAAGTACCAGTTTGGACGAGGCATTGCCGCTCCACAGCTCGGTATTATGAAACGGCTGATTTATCTGAATGTAGATCGTCCCCAGATTATTATCAACCCCGAATTGGTTACCGTTAGCGACGAGACCGATGAACTCTGGGACGATTGCATGAGTTTCCCAAATTTACTCGTGCGTGTCCGGCGACATTGCCGTCTGACACTGGCCTATCGGGATGAGCACTGGCAACCGCATACCTGGGCGATCACAGACTGGAAACTGGCCGAGCTGATCCAGCACGAATACGACCACCTGAACGGCATACTTTGTACCATGCGGGCAATCGACGAACGATCATTTCAGTGGCGACCAACACCAACTAGTAGTTAA
- a CDS encoding aminotransferase class V-fold PLP-dependent enzyme — protein MLDLLSLRADTPGTQHVVHVNNAGAALMPKPVIDAITQHIALEAEIGGYEAAGARQEAIQEFYTSTADLLNTTANHIAATASATDAYAKALSSIPFQRGDVILTTTNDYVSNQIAFLSLQKRFGIELVRAEDEPTGGVSVADMAEKIKTLRPRLVAVTHVPTNSGLVQSVEAIGKICREYDLLYLVDACQSVGQLPVDVTQIHCDFLSATCRKFLRGPRGMGFLYVSDKVLTANMAPLFVDLHGASWESANSYQLEPTAKRFEDWEFPYALVLGAVEANRYALSVGIDAIAQRNAQLCTILRTQLSQLPGVRLYDEGERLSSIITLFSETKSAAELKAALSARHINTSISPYGGAILDFGRKGMLTATLRISPHYYNTEDEMKTFVDALNDILR, from the coding sequence ATGCTTGATCTCCTTTCCCTTCGTGCCGATACCCCCGGCACTCAGCATGTCGTTCATGTGAACAACGCGGGCGCAGCGCTGATGCCAAAACCAGTAATTGATGCCATAACGCAACATATTGCTTTAGAAGCCGAGATTGGTGGCTATGAGGCTGCCGGAGCTCGTCAAGAAGCCATTCAGGAATTTTATACCTCGACAGCTGACTTACTGAACACTACCGCGAATCATATTGCTGCAACAGCCAGTGCGACTGATGCCTATGCCAAAGCACTATCGTCAATTCCGTTTCAGCGAGGTGATGTAATCCTGACCACAACGAACGATTATGTTTCCAATCAGATTGCGTTTTTATCGCTGCAAAAAAGGTTTGGAATTGAACTAGTTCGGGCAGAGGACGAACCTACGGGTGGTGTATCGGTGGCCGATATGGCCGAAAAAATTAAGACGCTTCGGCCACGTCTTGTGGCGGTTACCCATGTGCCAACAAACTCTGGACTGGTGCAGTCGGTTGAAGCGATTGGGAAAATCTGCCGGGAATACGACCTGTTATATCTGGTAGATGCCTGCCAATCAGTAGGGCAGCTACCCGTTGATGTAACCCAGATTCACTGCGATTTTCTGTCCGCTACCTGTCGGAAGTTTCTTCGGGGGCCGCGTGGTATGGGGTTTCTGTATGTATCAGATAAGGTTCTGACGGCCAATATGGCTCCGCTCTTTGTCGACCTTCATGGCGCTTCGTGGGAATCGGCCAACAGCTATCAGTTGGAGCCGACTGCTAAACGGTTTGAGGATTGGGAGTTTCCGTATGCACTAGTCTTGGGTGCTGTCGAAGCGAATCGCTATGCTCTATCTGTCGGCATTGACGCCATCGCACAACGAAATGCTCAGCTTTGTACAATACTCCGAACGCAACTGAGTCAATTGCCGGGTGTTCGTCTGTACGATGAAGGTGAGCGATTATCAAGCATAATCACCTTGTTCAGCGAAACCAAGTCGGCGGCTGAATTGAAGGCAGCTTTATCAGCCCGGCATATCAATACCTCTATCAGTCCTTATGGAGGGGCTATCCTGGATTTTGGCCGGAAAGGCATGTTGACCGCTACACTTCGGATTTCGCCACACTACTACAACACCGAGGATGAAATGAAGACGTTTGTTGATGCACTAAACGATATACTCAGATGA
- a CDS encoding type II toxin-antitoxin system VapC family toxin, protein MILDSNIIIYSVQPEYLSLARYLQANQEIVQVSLISTLEVLGFSRLDPIDKRKFEAYLGSAKLLPITDEIINKAIRLRQQRKRSLGDSIIAATGLIYNQPILTNNVADFADVDGLAVISLASVLL, encoded by the coding sequence ATGATTTTAGACAGTAATATCATTATCTATTCCGTACAGCCAGAGTACTTATCGCTGGCTCGATATCTACAGGCCAATCAGGAAATTGTGCAGGTTTCGCTAATTTCTACACTTGAGGTTTTAGGTTTCAGTCGCTTAGACCCTATTGACAAACGTAAGTTTGAAGCATATTTAGGTAGTGCTAAGCTATTGCCAATTACCGATGAGATTATTAATAAAGCTATTCGATTACGCCAGCAACGCAAGCGCTCACTAGGTGATTCAATCATTGCGGCTACAGGGCTGATTTATAATCAGCCAATTCTGACAAATAATGTGGCTGATTTTGCCGATGTTGATGGCTTAGCGGTTATTTCGCTGGCATCGGTTTTATTGTAA